The Chitinispirillales bacterium nucleotide sequence CGGCTGGCTTAATATGATGAACGAACGCCTTAAACTTGCCAAGAAATTACTTTCTGACAAAGGCGTTATATTTATTTCAATTGACGATACGGAACAAGCATATTTAAAAGTGTTATGCGATGAGATTTTTGGTGAAAGTAATTTTATTGTAGTTTTTAATTGGCAAACGACTGACGGTGCACAAGGGATACCTACGAAACAATTAGTTTCACCCAACCACGAATATGTTCTTTGCTATACAAAAGATAAAAATGCTGGCTTTAAATTTGCTGGGTTGGGTCGACAACAGGATAGTGGCTTTAAAAATCCCGACAATGATGCGAGGGGGAGATGGAAACGTCAATATTTACAAAGATTTGGGTTAGGGTTTACAGAGAAAACGATTATAGATCCCAAAACAAATATTTCATTTACTTTTGAAACTCCGTATACGCAAGACAACTTAAACGATATGATAAAAGATAATCGTATAATTTTCCCAAAACAAAAAACACAATATCCGGCATTTAAGGAATTTTTAAGTGAATATGAAAACAATAGACAAATTACAAGTAGTTTAGGACTCTATCCAACAAAATCGTTCACTGAAGAATTTAATACCATTTTTAATGGAAAACGAGTTTTCAACAATCCGAAGCCTGTTCCACTAATTAAATTCCTTATTAAACAAGCCAACAACGTAAACGCAACTATCCTTGACTTTTTCGCCGGTTCCGGCACAACAGGACAGGCGGTTATGGAATTAAACGCTGAAGACGAAGGAAACAGAAAATTTGTTTTGGTGACAAACAATGAAAATAATATTGCGACTAATATTACAAGAGAACGGCTTTACCGCGTGATAAACGGCAAAGGGAGCAAAGGTGAAAAAATTGAATGGGAATACAGCAAAGAGAAAAAATCGCTTACAAACAACACCGTTCGCGTTTTTGATATTAAAACTGAAAATTTAACGATAGCCGATGTTGAAAAGGCGGAAAGAATTAAAACAGAAGCGGAGAAAGATTTTAAGAAATTAAATGAAAAATATCAAGCAAAAGACGATCTTTATATTTATACGCAGCTTACCTCACTGAATCCATATAAAAGCGAGAAATAGCCTATGGAACTTACAAATATTCAACAAGGCAAAGTAAATGAATTGTTATTTTTATATAACCCAAGCAATAAAGTTAAGGTTGATTTCAAAGCGCCAACCGGCAGCGGCAAAACGCTAATGGCTACGACTTTTATTTCGGAGTTGATAGAACAAAACCCAAGCGATAAATTTGTGTTCGTTATTGCAACTCCGTCTTCATCTTCTTTGCCGTTATTCTTTGAGCAAAAAATAAATCAATATAAAACTGAACTTGGTTTTTCAAATTTTTTTGCTGAATATATCAAAAGTCCAAGCGACGCTAAAACAGATAAAAACGAATATATCCCTAAAATTCTGCCTGAACAAAACAAGGTTTTTATTTTTGGCAAAAGCAGTTTCGGAAAAGGGCGTATTTTATCAACTTTTCATATCGTTGATGATTTTGTAGAAGTTATAAAAGAGCAAAATTATAAACTTGTTTATATTCGTGACGAAGCCCATATCGGCGGTAAACTTGCTACTGATGAAGAAAGTAAAAATTTTGAAAGACTAATGCAAGAAGCGGCTTTTTATGTGTTTAAAATGACGGCGACGCCCGATTATAGAGATACAACCATACAAAGAGTCGTATTAAACGAAGAAGAACTTAACAATCCGTCAAAGAATGAAAATAAATATCTTCTTAAAACAAACCCTATAACTTTGCTTAACGGAGCAATGACGGACGATGATATGCTTTTGGATGCTATCAAAACATTTAAAAAAGTCAAAGAAAAATACAAAAGTTTAGAAAGTAGTGAAGTTTATATTCGCCCCGCTCTGCTTATCCAAGTGGATAACGATTCGTCAACCGACAAAGAAAAAAGCAATTTGTTTTTTGAAACGTTTGAAAAAATAAAAAAAGAACTTTCAAATAATGGAATAAGCTGGGTTAAATATTTTGGCGATGGCGACAAAGACAGCGATAGAGTTTTTAAGGATAAATTTACTCTTGCGGAAATAACCGATAAAGACAGCGATATTGATGCAATAATTTTCAAAATAGGACCGGCGACCGGTTGGGATATTCCACGAGCGTGTATGTTGTTGCAACTTCGCAATGTTTGTTCTCAAAGTTTCAATTTACAAACAATTGGCAGAATTAAAAGAAATTGCTATCCAGAACTTGAAAAAAATGATGTTACGGATAAGTATTATATCTATTCGAATGCTCCCGTTGAAAAAAATGTGTTTGTGTTCAATGCAAAAATAAAAGAAGAATTTGCAAATGAAGAATTTATGTCTATTGAAATCACTAACGAAAAAGACTGTTCGCAAAAGGTTGCGGAAGAACGGCTTAAAAAAGATATTAACGAGTATTTAGAAAACGAAAAAAGCAACTTTATACAAGAAATAAAGGCAATGATTGTAAAAGACGATAACGGTAATATTTTTTACAAGAAAATTTACCAAGTTACAGCAGGTGGAGCGCGTATTTCAAGATACGACAATGTTTATATTTTCATAAAAGAAATATTAAAATTAATAAGATCTAACCAAGACGCATTTGACAATTGTGAAAATCTCTTTAATAAATTCTGGAAAGACAACTTGAAAAATAAAAAATTATATGCAGATGTACCGCTGATTAAAGAATTTTTCTATTTGGTTTTGATTGAAAAACATATCACTAATATAAGAAATTTGATAAATAAAAATAGACAATATAAGCCAAAATATGAAGTTAAATCTTTGCCGTATAAACCGCCGGAATATGTTGAATTGTATAGCAGCGAAAATCATAAAGAAACGCTTCTCTCACAGGAATATCTTTTTGAAACAGAATATGGAGGAGTTAAAAATTCTATTCCTGTTGGACAGAATGAAACAAGTCCTGAAGTTTTTGTGTTTAAGAAATTGGAATATATGTTAAAAGGAGAAAATGTAAAAGTTTGGGGTAAGAATTTTACGTCAAGCAATGTGAACGGTGCGTATCTTGATAAATACAATAAACTTTGTCATAGTTATTTTGACTTTGTCGTAAAGTTTAATAATGATGCTTTTTTATATATAGAAGTAAAATCCGAACATGATATTGATCCTGAAAAAACAAAAACATTGCAAGGAGCGTATGAAGAATACTTTAACAAATCTTACAATCTTTTCGACAAACCTGTCGTTATAGGTATTTGGAAAGTCGATACTTCGGGAGGAAATATCAAACAAAAATCTTTTTATGACAAAGCAAAGTT carries:
- a CDS encoding site-specific DNA-methyltransferase, whose protein sequence is MKACSFTLLSKRRGGGGGAPIEHKLIIGENYDALKNLLVTYVDSRGKGLIDVIYIDPPYNTEKSKEEGNDYKEEVEAKKFIYRDKFTRDGWLNMMNERLKLAKKLLSDKGVIFISIDDTEQAYLKVLCDEIFGESNFIVVFNWQTTDGAQGIPTKQLVSPNHEYVLCYTKDKNAGFKFAGLGRQQDSGFKNPDNDARGRWKRQYLQRFGLGFTEKTIIDPKTNISFTFETPYTQDNLNDMIKDNRIIFPKQKTQYPAFKEFLSEYENNRQITSSLGLYPTKSFTEEFNTIFNGKRVFNNPKPVPLIKFLIKQANNVNATILDFFAGSGTTGQAVMELNAEDEGNRKFVLVTNNENNIATNITRERLYRVINGKGSKGEKIEWEYSKEKKSLTNNTVRVFDIKTENLTIADVEKAERIKTEAEKDFKKLNEKYQAKDDLYIYTQLTSLNPYKSEK
- a CDS encoding DEAD/DEAH box helicase family protein; this translates as MELTNIQQGKVNELLFLYNPSNKVKVDFKAPTGSGKTLMATTFISELIEQNPSDKFVFVIATPSSSSLPLFFEQKINQYKTELGFSNFFAEYIKSPSDAKTDKNEYIPKILPEQNKVFIFGKSSFGKGRILSTFHIVDDFVEVIKEQNYKLVYIRDEAHIGGKLATDEESKNFERLMQEAAFYVFKMTATPDYRDTTIQRVVLNEEELNNPSKNENKYLLKTNPITLLNGAMTDDDMLLDAIKTFKKVKEKYKSLESSEVYIRPALLIQVDNDSSTDKEKSNLFFETFEKIKKELSNNGISWVKYFGDGDKDSDRVFKDKFTLAEITDKDSDIDAIIFKIGPATGWDIPRACMLLQLRNVCSQSFNLQTIGRIKRNCYPELEKNDVTDKYYIYSNAPVEKNVFVFNAKIKEEFANEEFMSIEITNEKDCSQKVAEERLKKDINEYLENEKSNFIQEIKAMIVKDDNGNIFYKKIYQVTAGGARISRYDNVYIFIKEILKLIRSNQDAFDNCENLFNKFWKDNLKNKKLYADVPLIKEFFYLVLIEKHITNIRNLINKNRQYKPKYEVKSLPYKPPEYVELYSSENHKETLLSQEYLFETEYGGVKNSIPVGQNETSPEVFVFKKLEYMLKGENVKVWGKNFTSSNVNGAYLDKYNKLCHSYFDFVVKFNNDAFLYIEVKSEHDIDPEKTKTLQGAYEEYFNKSYNLFDKPVVIGIWKVDTSGGNIKQKSFYDKAKFSENLDGETPESLIKIISSKKYHKF